In Solanum pennellii chromosome 7, SPENNV200, the following are encoded in one genomic region:
- the LOC107025990 gene encoding pectinesterase QRT1, with protein MMNLSDFSTLFVIFFLICGDQYSCYIITWDDMKVNLNKNEFIRSRSSSSSSLKRVIVVDQNGKGDSISVQGAVDKVPSNNLQRVIIYIHPGTYREKVHIPASKPFISLVGDQNQTARTIISGHDKASDSDQYGSILGTSRTATLTVESDYFCATGITIENTIIPDPKGVGMQGVALRLNGDRSVLYRVRILGSQDTLLDDAGSHYFYQCYIQGSVDFICGNARSLYKNCTLHSIAKGYGAIAAQHRDTEDQDTGFSFVNCKIKGSGRVFLGRAWGEYSRIIYSKCDFDPIIDPKGWTDWNQPSRRQHTVFGEYQCRGSGANRAGRVTWSKTLNESEAEPFLDVKFIGGQQWLRL; from the exons atgatgaatttaagtgattttagcactttgtttgtgatttttttcttgatttgtggTGATCAATATTCTTGTTACATTATAACATGGGATGATATGAAggtaaatttaaataaaaatgaatttatacgATCGcgttcttcatcttcatcttcgtTAAAAAGAGTTATAGTTGTTGATCAAAATGGTAAAGGAGATTCAATTAGTGTTCAAGGTGCAGTTGATAAAGTTCCTTCAAATAATTTACAAAGAGTTATTATTTACATTCATCCTGGAACCTAcag agaAAAAGTACATATACCAGCATCAAAGCCATTCATATCATTAGTTGGTGATCAAAATCAAACAGCTAGAACCATTATTTCTGGTCATGACAAAGCCTCTGATTCTGACCAATATGGTTCTATTTTAGGCACTTCTAGAACTGCCACACTCACTGTTGAATCTGATTACTTTTGTGCCACTGGCATTACTATCGAG aacACAATAATTCCAGATCCTAAAGGTGTTGGAATGCAAGGAGTGGCATTGAGATTAAATGGTGATAGATCAGTTTTGTATAGAGTTAGAATATTGGGATCACAAGATACACTTTTAGATGATGCTGGATCACATTATTTTTACCAATGTTATATTCAAGGATCTGTTGATTTCATTTGTGGAAATGCTAGGTCACTTTATAAG AATTGTACTCTACATTCAATAGCCAAAGGGTATGGAGCAATTGCAGCACAACACAGAGATACAGAAGATCAAGATACTGGTTTCTCTTTTGTTAATTGTAAAATCAAAGGAAGTGGCAGAGTCTTTTTGGGCAGAGCATGGGGAGAATATTCAAGGATTATATATTCCAAATGTGATTTTGATCCTATTATTGATCCAAAAGGTTGGACTGACTGGAATCAACCATCTAGGCGCCA GCATACAGTGTTTGGAGAATATCAGTGCAGGGGCAGTGGAGCAAATAGAGCAGGTAGAGTGACATGGTCCAAGACTCTCAATGAATCTGAAGCAGAACCTTTTTTGGATGTAAAATTCATAGGAGGACAACAATGGCTCAGACTCTGA
- the LOC107025426 gene encoding uncharacterized protein LOC107025426, with translation MYFPTMALSWIITIANTITLGNSKSQSSIEFNKNQTNKSIISISNEKNSEFFQMPLHYPRYTKHDYEKMDEWKIDALLREYGLNFQGSVDEKRRFAIGAFLWPNQL, from the coding sequence atgtattttccaACAATGGCTTTAAGTTGGATTATTACCATTGCAAACACAATTACTCTTGGAAACTCGAAATCACAATCATCAATCGAATTCAACAAAAATCAAACGAATAAGAGTATCATATCTATTTCGAATGAAAAGAATTCCGAGTTTTTTCAAATGCCTCTTCATTATCCGAGATACACAAAACATGATTACGAGAAGATGGATGAATGGAAGATCGATGCTCTTCTAAGAGAATATGGACTTAATTTTCAAGGGAGTGTTGATGAGAAGAGGAGATTTGCTATAGGTGCATTTTTGTGGCCAAATCAACTTTGA
- the LOC107025989 gene encoding uncharacterized protein LOC107025989, with product MGSSNDHCFVEWKEQFVSKERGHRVVHYFLKDISGESILAVVGTERSVRHMFYVVSEEFLKAYAGEDSVYAGFRWRSRREVVNWLTSMLSKQHLQSDFSKSPKDDPMSPLFSVQSTDMTSNKGSITRNLRVHSSDIVWSGEPWICSKQLKHYPTFSRNGITIAVYAFVFVMAEKENQYLAYLEDMYEDRKGQKKVKVRWFHFNREVRGVVSLRNPHPREVFITPYAQVISAECIDGPAIVLTREHYEKCVAVFPNDLLTRVHFCFRQFKGNRVKPFELGKLRGYLDQSIFSCFSPDFFEDEEFSAKDDVKVGAKRPRKRYKEHQMTAYEESYKKFKNGFLSRKFNSNKHVGSELWYAPKLVVNEKIECLSQDSGIRGCWFRCTIVEISRRQMKIKYDDIKDEDGCGNLEEWIPTFRLAKPDKLGMRNSNRPTIRPSRSCDLEDLAFDVGAPIDAWWSDGWWEGIIVDADKSEKETYRVYVPGERMFLNIDRKNLRISRDWVGDRWVDIETNRDILSMISLIQETKISVSSSITSERQRASTMDHKIHASSVDEEAARGSTEARLVDHHSKHSISVNNEKQEDDITEKRLTDNSSRDIDLIKDEKHATENKSDENDCNNSSSSGSDKHDLDCQLSDDNDSYNTDIDKDSNVEKSSEPEIDGGKCETEVMDMVA from the exons ATGGGTAGTAGCAATGACCATTGTTTTGTGGAATGGAAGGAACAATTTGTTTCTAAGGAGAGGGGACATCGTGTGGTACATTATTTCTTGAAGGATATTTCAGGGGAATCTATTCTTGCTGTTGTGGGAACTGAGAGGAGTGTTAGGCATATGTTTTATGTCGTCTCCGAAGAGTTCTTGAAAGCTTATGCAGGTGAGGACTCTGTCTATGCTGGCTTCAGATGGAGGTCAAGGAGAGAAGTGGTGAATTGGCTCACATCTATGCTATCAAaacaacacttacaaagtgatTTTTCAA AATCACCGAAAGATGACCCTATGTCTCCATTATTCAGTGTCCAATCAACAGATATGACAAGTAACAAG ggttccataacaagaaACTTGAGAGTTCATTCTTCCGACATAGTTTGGTCAGGTGAACCATGGATATGTAGTAAACAGCTCAAACACTACCCAACATTTTCCCGGAATGGGATTACAATTGCT GTATATGCATTCGTCTTTGTCATGGCTGAAAAGGAAAATCAGTACCTTGCATATCTTGAAGATATGTATGAGGACCGGAAGGGCCAGAAAAAAGTCAAAGTGAGATGGTTTCACTTTAATAGGGAAGTGAGAGGGGTTGTCTCTTTAAGAAATCCTCATCCTAGAGAGGTTTTCATCACTCCTTATGCACAGGTCATTAGTGCAGAGTGTATTGATGGTCCGGCCATTGTCTTAACTCGGGAACATTATGAGAAATGTGTAGCTGTTTTCCCAAATGACTTGCTAACAAGAGTACATTTTTGCTTCAGACAATTTAAGGGCAACAGAGTAAAACCTTTTGAATTAGGTAAATTGCGCGGTTACCTTGATCAATCGATTTTCTCATGTTTCAGTCCAGATTTCTTTGAAGACGAAGAATTTAGTGCCAAGGATGATGTAAAAGTTGGAGCTAAAAGGCCAAGAAAGAGGTATAAGGAGCATCAGATGACAGCATATGAAGAGTCTTACAAGAAGTTCAAAAATGGTTTTTTAAGCAGGAAATTTAACTCCAATAAGCATGTTGGAAGTGAGCTCTGGTATGCTCCTAAGTTAGTGGTTAATGAGAAGATAGAATGTCTGAGCCAAGATAGTGGGATCCGTGGCTGCTGGTTCAGATGCACTATTGTGGAAATATCCCGGAGACAGATGAAgataaagtatgatgatattaaGGATGAAGATGGATGTGGAAACCTTGAG gAATGGATCCCTACATTTAGACTAGCCAAGCCTGATAAACTTGGAATGAGAAACTCTAACCGTCCAACAATCAGGCCTTCCCGCTCTTGTGACCTGGAAGATCTTGCCTTTGATGTGGGAGCACCTATTGATGCCTGGTGGAGTGATGGTTGGTGGGAAGGAATAATTGTTGACGCAGACAAATCAGAAAAGGAAACCTATAGAGTTTATGTTCCTG GTGAGAGGATGTTCTTGAATATAGATAGGAAGAATCTAAGAATCTCAAGGGATTGGGTGGGAGATCGATGGGTAGATATCGAGACAAACAGAGACATTCTTTCAATGATATCTTTGATCCAAGAAACCAAGATTTCTGTATCATCAAGTATTACTTCAGAGCGCCAGCGTGCTAGTACTATGGATCATAAAATTCACGCGAGTAGTGTGGATGAAGAAGCTGCTCGTGGTTCTACAGAAGCAAGATTAGTTGATCACCATTCAAAACATTCAATCAGTGTCAATAATGAAAAGCAAGAAGATGACATTACAGAAAAACGACTAACTGATAACTCCTCTAGAGATATAGACTTGATTAAGGATGAGAAGCATGCAACTGAAAACAAATCCGATGAGAATGATTGTAATAACAGCAGCAGCAGTGGCAGCGACAAGCATGACTTAGACTGCCAACTTAGCGATGATAATGATTCTTACAACACGGATATTGACAAGGACAGCAATGTGGAAAAATCATCAGAACCTGAGATTGATGGGGGGAAATGCGAAACAGAAGTAATGGATATGGTGGCGTGA
- the LOC107024055 gene encoding zinc transporter 11 — translation MARLHFFLVLFLLLIISAAAHGGDHDGDADSDSDLSEQSDKPHLRSRPLVLVKIWCLIIVFFGTFIGGVSPYFMKWNEGFLVLGTQFAGGVFLGTALMHFLSDANETFGELTSKEYPFAYMLACAGYLMTMLADSVICFVYAKQNNNNNNDVQLQDTENGKSNGAVAQGQSQVSDGRENDYSKAPLATASSLGDSILLIVALCFHSVFEGIAIGVADSQADAWRALWTVSLHKIFAAIAMGIALLRMIPNCPLLSCAAYAFAFAISSPIGVAIGIIIDATTQGVVADWIFAISMGLACGVFIFVSVNHLLSKGYKPQKMVKIDKPHFKFLAVLLGVGIIAVVMIWDT, via the exons ATGGCACGTTTACActtctttcttgttctttttcttcttctcattaTCTCCGCCGCCGCACACGGCGGAGATCATGACGGAGATGCTGACTCAGATTCCGACTTATCTGAACAATCTGACAAACCCCATTTGAGATCTCGGCCGTTGGTTTTAGTGAAGATATGGTGTTTGATAATAGTCTTCTTTGGGACTTTTATTGGTGGGGTTTCACCTTATTTCATGAAATGGAATGAGGGGTTTTTGGTTCTTGGAACACAATTTGCTGGTGGGGTTTTCTTGGGAACTGCGCTTATGCATTTTTTAAGTGATGCTAATGAGACATTTGGGGAATTGACAAGTAAAGAATACCCTTTTGCTTATATGTTGGCATGTGCCGGTTATTTGATGACTATGTTAGCTGATTCTGTTATCTGTTTTGTTTATGCTAAgcagaacaacaacaacaataatgatGTGCAGCTCCAAG ATACTGAAAATGGAAAAAGCAATGGAGCAGTCGCACAAGGGCAGTCACAG GTCTCTGATGGCAGAGAAAATGACTATTCAAAAGCACCTCTTGCAACAGCTTCTTCACTTGGTGATAGCATCTTATTGATCGTTGCACTATGTTTCCATTCCGTCTTTGAGGGAATAGCCATTGGTGTTGCAGATTCACAAGCCGATGCTTGGAGAGCTCTTTGGACTGTAAGTTTACACAAGATATTTGCTGCTATTGCAATGGGAATAGCTCTCCTTAGGATGATCCCAAATTGCCCTTTACTATCATGCGCGGCCTATGCTTTTGCCTTTGCCATCTCTAGCCCAATTGGTGTTGCCATCGGAATCATAATCGATGCCACAACTCAAGGGGTTGTTGCAGACTGGATCTTTGCAATATCAATGGGATTGGCTTGTGgtgtttttatatttgtatcCGTTAATCATTTGCTTTCCAAGGGATACAAGCCTCAAAAAATGGTCAAGATTGACAAGCCTCATTTCAAGTTTTTGGCTGTTTTGTTAGGTGTTGGGATAATTGCTGTGGTGATGATATGGGACACTTGA
- the LOC107024364 gene encoding LOW QUALITY PROTEIN: mitochondrial import inner membrane translocase subunit TIM50 (The sequence of the model RefSeq protein was modified relative to this genomic sequence to represent the inferred CDS: inserted 1 base in 1 codon), translating to MYALARSRFRILRTNRRFLSTVLLQDQHPPPPPLPEPSSAAAAGAENKSWNFLKYSLVAALAGGAATAGYATYVPANLVELYLDLRRLTEEQVRDYSEPSSDKILPDLHPLEQHVFTIVLDLSETLVYSDWKRERGWRTFKRPGVEDFLEHLAQSFEIIVYSDQQSMYVDPIVDRLDSKQCIRYRLSSGATKYVGGKHYRDLSMLNRDLSRIIYISGNALESSLQPENCVEIKPWKGDVEDTTXLDLIPFLEYVGKHRPADIRVVLASYQGCDIAKEFIKRSKEHHRRMQEQKQTGRLWLR from the exons ATGTACGCCTTAGCTCGATCGCGATTCCGAATTTTGAGAACTAATCGGCGTTTTTTATCCACCGTTCTTCTCCAAGACCAACATCCTCCTCCGCCTCCTCTCCCTGAACCTTCTTCCGCCGCCGCCGCCGGAGCTGAGAACAAGTCATGGAATTTTCTCAAGTACAGCCTTGTTGCTGCCCTCGCCGGCGGTGCGGCTACTGCTGGTTATGCTACCTACG TGCCTGCCAATTTAGTTGAACTCTACCTAGATCTGAGGCGCTTGACTGAAGAACAAGTTCGA GATTATAGTGAACCATCATCAGACAAAATCCTGCCAGATTTGCATCCATTGGAGCAACATGTTTTTACCATTGTCCTCGATTTGAGTGAGACATTGGTCTACTCTGACTGGAAG CGTGAAAGAGGCTGGAGAACATTTAAAAGACCCGGGGTTGAGGATTTTCTGGAACACTTAGCTCAATCTTTTGAGATAATTGTATACTCTGACCAACAGAGCATG TATGTCGATCCTATTGTCGATAGATTGGATTCAAAGCAGTGTATCCGGTATAGGCTATCAAGCGGAGCAACTAAATATGTGGGTGGCAAACATTACAGA GATCTTTCCATGTTGAATAGGGATCTATCAAGGATTATATATATTAGTGGTAATGCATTAGAAAGTAGCCTTCAACCAGAGAACTGTGTAGAAATAAAACCATGGAAAGGAGATGTGGAAGATACCA CTTTAGATCTTATTCCATTTCTTGAAT ATGTTGGAAAACATAGGCCAGCTGATATTCGAGTTGTATTAGCTTCATACCAAGGATGTGATATTGCAAAGGAGTTTATTAAACGATCGAAGGAGCACCACAG GCGTATGCAAGAGCAGAAGCAGACTGGTCGCTTATGGCTTCGCTAG
- the LOC107025694 gene encoding pectinesterase QRT1-like codes for MKFNFFINVWSLMFLFIFCASKLEARRYVTWNDFKINFHNIDISNGNLRKSHGIIVVDSRGNGDSVTVQGAIDMVPDFNSQRIKILVLPGVYREKVFIPSSKPFISLIGDENHPRRTIITGNSKACDKDQYGNEIGTIATATVTVESDYFCATGITFENTVAAMRQENDKQGVALRLAGDKAMLYKVRILGSQDTLYDDKGSHYFFKCYIQGTVDFICGNARSLFQSCELHSIAPDNVGISGAIAAHERESPYDDTGFSFVNCKVTGSGSVFLGRAWGEYSRIIYSKCYFDAIIHPQGWSDWDVPSRQEHAFFGEYSCKGIGANRAGRVQWSNDFTQHQAQPFMKRDFIGGDEWLRI; via the exons atgaagttcaatttttttatcaacGTTTGGAGTTTGatgtttttgttcattttttgtgCTAGTAAATTGGAGGCTCGACGTTACGTTACGTGGAACGAttttaagataaattttcataatattgaTATAAGTAATGGAAATTTACGTAAGTCTCATGGAATTATCGTAGTCGATTCGAGGGGTAACGGAGACTCCGTTACTGTACAAGGTGCAATCGACATGGTCCCCGATTTTAATTCTCAACGAATCAAAATTCTTGTTCTTCCCGGAGTTTATAG AGAAAAAGTGTTTATTCCATCTTCAAagccatttatttcattaattggTGATGAAAATCATCCTAGAAGAACAATAATTACTGGGAATTCTAAGGCATGTGATAAAGATCAATATGGCAATGAAATAGGCACTATTGCTACAGCCACAGTTACTGTGGAATCTGATTATTTTTGTGCAACTGGCATAACCTTTGAG aatACTGTGGCTGCAATGCGTCAAGAAAATGATAAGCAAGGTGTGGCATTGAGATTAGCTGGTGATAAAGCAATGTTATACAAAGTTAGAATTTTGGGATCACAAGACACACTTTATGATGATAAAGGatcacattattttttcaaGTGTTACATTCAAGGAACTGTTGATTTCATTTGTGGCAATGCTAGATCACTTTTTCAG AGTTGTGAACTACATTCAATAGCTCCAGATAATGTGGGAATATCAGGAGCAATTGCAGCACATGAAAGAGAATCACCTTATGATGATACTGGATTCTCATTTGTTAATTGTAAAGTTACTGGAAGTGGAAGTGTATTTTTAGGCAGAGCTTGGGGAGAATATTCAAGGATTATTTACTCAAAATGCTATTTTGATGCAATTATTCATCCACAAGGATGGTCTGATTGGGACGTACCATCTAGACAAGA GCATGCATTTTTTGGAGAATATAGTTGCAAGGGAATTGGAGCAAATAGAGCAGGTCGAGTGCAATGGTCTAATGATTTCACTCAACACCAAGCTCAACCCTTCATGAAAAGAGACTTCATTGGTGGAGATGAATGGCTAAGAATTTag